A section of the Telopea speciosissima isolate NSW1024214 ecotype Mountain lineage chromosome 3, Tspe_v1, whole genome shotgun sequence genome encodes:
- the LOC122654801 gene encoding alpha-L-fucosidase 1-like has protein sequence MMRKESNARDPTIPNSKTREPISQFAALVLLFFSSLTKAIATSSLPKAPPLPILPLPSAAQLSWQLGEMALFLHFGTNTFTDSEWGTGQADPSIFNPTRLDAGQWVRVAKSAGFSRVILTAKHHDGFCLWPSAYTDYSVRSTLWKKGNGDVLADLADAAREAGIGLGVYLSPWDRHEACYGRTYDYNEFYVAQMSELLTGYGEIKEVWLDGAKGEGEKDMEYFFDSWFDLIHQLQPRAVIFSDAGPDTRWIGDEAGVASSTCWSLFNRSSAKIGDTDPQYSRGGDPYGHDWVPAECDVSIRPGWFWHASERPKSAITLLDIYYKSVGRNCLFLLNVPPNSSGLISDEDIQVLEEFNKIRQTIFSHNLAKNAILTASSKRGGISDSRFDPLHVLEEGIFTYWAPEEYQSDWEINLDFGESLSFNVLQVQEPIHMGQRIIEFHIDIHTEEDEWKTVVSGTTVGYRRVLRFLSVKSRYLRIIIDKSRADPLISFLGIYFDPFSIVNDASSTNSTSYFNGAEVIRPTANDHSLSVKM, from the exons ATGATGAGGAAGGAGAGCAATGCTCGCGATCCCACTATCCCAAACAGTAAAACTAGAGAACCCATTTCCCAATTTGCTGCTCTCGTCCtcctctttttctcctctctcacAAAAGCAATAGCAACATCTTCTCTCCCAAAGGCTCCTCCTCTTCCCATTCTACCTCTACCCTCTGCGGCCCAGCTCTCATGGCAACTGGGAGAAATGGCTCTTTTCCTCCATTTTGGGACTAACACCTTCACCGATTCTGAATGGGGCACCGGCCAAGCTGACCCTTCCATCTTCAACCCCACCAGACTTGATGCCGGCCAATGGGTTCGAGTCGCGAAGAGCGCTGGCTTCTCCCGTGTGATTCTCACTGCCAAGCACCATGACGGCTTCTGCCTCTGGCCCTCCGCCTACACCGATTATTCTGTCCGTTCCACCCTTTGGAAAAAGGGCAACGGTGACGTTCTAGCTGATTTAGCCGACGCTGCTAGGGAGGCTGGTATCGGTTTGGGTGTCTACCTCTCTCCTTGGGATCGTCATGAGGCATGCTATGGCAGGACTTATGATTATAATGAGTTCTATGTGGCCCAGATGTCTGAATTGCTCACAGG ATATGGGGAGATCAAGGAGGTATGGTTGGATGGTGctaaaggagaaggagaaaaggacaTGGAATACTTCTTTGATTCATGGTTTGATCTTATTCATCAACTGCAACCTAGGGCTGTTATATTCTCAGATGCTGGTCCGGATACCAGGTGGATAGGGGATGAAGCTGGTGTTGCTAGCTCCACTTGCTGGTCTCTCTTTAATAGAAGCTCTGCCAAGATTGGTGATACGGATCCCCA GTATTCTCGTGGAGGAGACCCATATGGTCATGATTGGGTTCCTGCAGAGTGTGATGTATCTATCAGGCCTGGTTGGTTTTGGCATGCTTCAGAGCGCCCAAAGTCTGCAATCACTTTGCTTGACATATATTACAAATCAGTGGGAAGAAACTGTCTCTTTTTACTGAATGTACCCCCAAATTCATCAGGTCTGATATCGGACGAGGACATTCAAGTGCTTGAAGAATTCAACAAAATTCGACAAACCATATTCTCCCATAATTTGGCCAAGAATGCCATTCTAACTGCTAGCAGCAAACGAGGAGGCATTAGTGATTCTCGGTTTGACCCACTCCATGTCCTTGAAGAAGGCATTTTCACTTACTGGGCACCTGAAGAGTATCAATCTGATTGGGAAATAAATCTGGACTTTGGGGAATCTTTATCATTTAATGTGTTGCAAGTTCAAGAGCCCATCCACATGGGCCAGCGGATCATTGAGTTCCATATTGATATTCAtactgaagaagatgaatggaaGACAGTAGTAAGTGGCACAACTGTGGGATATCGAAGGGTGCTGCGGTTTCTCTCTGTAAAATCACGGTATTTAAGGATTATCATTGACAAGTCCCGGGCAGACCCACTGATTTCTTTTCTAGGGATttatttcgacccattttccaTTGTGAATGATGCATCTAGTACAAACTCAACGTCATACTTCAATGGCGCGGAAGTTATTCGACCGACAGCTAACGACCATTCTCTCAGTGTCAAGAtgtag
- the LOC122654800 gene encoding protein FLOWERING LOCUS D, producing MNPSNSSQMENSFQIINSQPNPNNHNSDPIPTATANPNFDLLPSLSIPRKRKRGRVTRKPSSLLLHNQVFPPFSLLNVNNVNGNNELVSSSLSSSIKPLPITIVDNSATSQSPSVAPDISEEIIFINKEATAEALIALSAGFPADSLTDEEIEAGIVSVVGGIEQVNYILIRNHILAKWRENVSTWLTKESFSDSIPQHCDILLNSAYNFLVSHGYVNFGVAPAIKEKIPADATKPNVIVIGAGLAGLAAARQLMVFGFKVIVLEGRKRAGGRVYTKKMEGANRSAAAELGGSVLTGTHGNPLGILAKQLSYPMHKVRDKCPLYCPDGKPVNPDMDSKVESAFNRLLDQASRLRQLMGEVSVDVSLGAALETFREVYGGTVSAEEMNLFHWHLANLEYANAGLLSKLSFAFWDQDDPYDMGGDHCFLPGGNGRLVQALAENLHILYEKTVHTIRYGSEGVQVVAGNQVFEGDMALCTVPLGVLKNGSIKFIPELPQRKLDGIKRLGFGLLNKVAMLFPHVFWGSDLDTFGHLSDDHSRRGEFFLFYSYATVAGGPLLIALVAGEAALKFESMAPTDAVTRVLQILKGIYEPQGIDVPEPIQTVCTRWGSDPFSLGSYSNVAVGASGDDYDILAENVGDGRLFFAGEATTRRYPATMHGAFLSGLREAASMANHANARSLQSKVERSPSKDAQSCAALLADLFREPDLEFGSFAVIFGPKSDPKAIAILRVTFSGSRKKNNEGSKPDQQYSNKLLFQQLQSHFNQQQQLHVYTLLSSQQVLELREVRGGDETRLNYLSEKLGVKLVNRRGLGSAADSVIAAIKAERGNRRPTSTSLALKSVTPKHKPSSSKLALVRRAKVVTGSNDSAPAPS from the exons atgaaccCATCAAATTCCAGTCAGATGGAGAACAGTTTCCAGATCATCAACTCACAACCAAACCCTAATAATCATAATTCAGACCCGATCCCTACTGCTACTGCTAACCCTAATTTCGATCTACTGCCCTCACTTTCAATCCCCAGAAAGCGAAAGCGAGGCAGGGTTACTCGGAAgccttcttctctcctcctccaCAACCAGGTTTTCCCGCCATTTTCCCTTCTGAATGTCAATAACGTTAACGGTAATAACGAactcgtttcttcttctttatcttcttccatcAAACCCTTACCCATCACTATCGTGGATAACTCGGCGACTTCTCAATCGCCTTCTGTCGCTCCAGACATCTCCGAGGAGATCATCTTCATTAATAAAGAAGCGACTGCCGAAGCTCTCATCGCTCTGTCTGCGGGCTTCCCTGCCGATTCCCTCACTGACGAGGAAATCGAAGCCGGGATCGTCTCTGTCGTCGGAGGGATTGAACAGGTTAATTACATACTAATCCGAAACCATATCCTCGCTAAATGGAGAGAAAACGTGTCCACTTGGCTCACCAAAGAGTcattctccgattctataccccAGCACTGCGATATCCTCTTGAATTCCGCTTATAACTTCTTGGTTTCTCATGGATACGTTAATTTTGGGGTTGCTCCGGCAATAAAAGAGAAGATTCCGGCAGATGCGACCAAGCCAAACGTGATTGTGATCGGAGCTGGGCTAGCTGGTTTGGCCGCTGCCAGGCAGTTAATGGTATTTGGGTTTAAGGTGATCGTCTTGGAGGGCAGGAAACGAGCCGGTGGACGTGTCTACACCAAGAAAATGGAGGGCGCAAACAGAAGCGCCGCTGCAGAATTAGGGGGTAGTGTCTTGACTGGTACTCATGGGAACCCACTTGGGATTTTAGCCAAACAGCTTTCGTACCCTATGCATAAGGTCAGGGATAAGTGCCCGCTTTACTGCCCAGATGGGAAACCAGTTAACCCTGACATGGATTCCAAGGTGGAGTCAGCATTCAACCGGCTCTTGGACCAGGCAAGCCGACTTAGGCAATTGATGGGGGAGGTCTCTGTGGATGTCTCCTTGGGTGCAGCATTGGAGACCTTTCGAGAGGTCTATGGAGGTACAGTGAGTGCGGAAGAGATGAATTTGTTCCATTGGCATCTTGCGAACTTGGAGTATGCCAATGCTGGTTTGCTCTCAAAGCTCTCATTCGCCTTCTGGGACCAAGACGACCCTTACGATATGGGAGGAGATCACTGCTTCTTGCCAGGAGGAAACGGGAGGCTGGTTCAGGCATTGGCCGAGAACTTGCACATTCTTTACGAGAAAACTGTGCATACGATCCGATATGGTAGCGAAGGTGTGCAGGTTGTTGCAGGGAACCAAGTTTTCGAAGGAGACATGGCGCTTTGCACGGTTCCACTTGGGGTGCTTAAGAATGGTTCGATCAAGTTTATTCCCGAGCTACCTCAGAGGAAGCTCGACGGGATAAAGAGGTTAGGATTTGGGTTGTTAAACAAGGTGGCAATGCTGTTTCCCCATGTGTTTTGGGGCAGTGATCTTGATACATTTGGGCACCTTTCAGATGATCACAGTCGTCGGGGAGAGTTTTTTCTGTTCTACAGCTATGCCACTGTGGCTGGTGGTCCTCTCTTGATTGCTTTAGTTGCAGGAGAAGCTGCTCTCAAGTTTGAAAGCATGGCCCCTACTGATGCTGTGACTCGGGTTCTTCAGATCCTCAAGG GTATTTATGAGCCTCAGGGAATTGATGTGCCAGAGCCCATTCAAACTGTCTGCACCAGGTGGGGTAGTGACCCCTTCAGTTTAGGTTCTTATTCAAATGTAGCAGTGGGGGCTTCAGGTGATGACTATGACATCTTGGCAGAAAATGTTGGAGATGGAAGGCTCTTCTTTGCAGGGGAGGCCACAACTAGGCGATACCCTGCAACTATGCATGGGGCATTCCTGAGTGGTCTAAGGGAAGCTGCTAGTATGGCAAACCATGCCAATGCTCGATCCTTGCAAAGTAAAGTTGAGAGGAGCCCTTCCAAGGATGCTCAGTCTTGTGCTGCCTTACTTGCAGATTTATTCAGAGAACCTGATTTAGAATTCGGAAGCTTTGCTGTTATTTTTGGACCCAAATCTGATCCCAAGGCTATCGCCATATTGAGGGTCACTTTTAGTGGATCTcggaagaagaacaatgaagGATCAAAGCCTGATCAACAGTACTCCAACAAGTTACTTTTTCAGCAGcttcaatcacattttaatcaACAGCAGCAGCTCCATGTCTACACATTGTTATCAAGTCAGCAGGTGCTTGAACTGAGAGAGGTGAGGGGAGGAGATGAGACGAGATTGAATTACCTAAGTGAAAAGCTTGGTGTGAAATTGGTGAACAGGAGAGGTTTGGGATCGGCTGCAGATTCTGTTATTGCTGCCATAAAGGCTGAGAGGGGCAACCGCAGACCCACTTCAACTTCTTTAGCTCTCAAATCAG TAACACCAAAGCACAAACCCAGTTCTTCCAAGCTCGCATTGGTCAg AAGGGCTAAAGTAGTGACTGGTAGCAATGACTCAGCGCCAGCTCCCAGTTGA
- the LOC122653547 gene encoding protein-lysine methyltransferase METTL21D: MDADRLNSPSTSAIILEILGHQLQFSQDPNSKHLGTTVWDSSVVFAKYLEKNCRKGRFCPTKLKGKRVIELGAGCGVAGFGMALLGCDVISTDQVEVLPLLMKNIQRNTSRVMQTNPDSASFGSVQVMELDWGNQEHIKAVDPPFDYVIGTDVVYAEYLLEPLLKTILSLSGPKTTILLGYEIRSTTVHEQMLHMWKNNFDVKTIPKAKMDSKYQHASIQLFMMGLKTGLGSPENTAQWTDGNSSEVRTEASDPNEEKGESSSEVEEVEDSGTTAVNEDGQPVVALKNGKLSDWEARRYGSMAARLLRDVKIT; encoded by the exons GATCCTAATTCCAAACATTTGGGAACTACAGTATGGGATTCATCAGTTGTATTTGCCAAATATCTG GAAAAGAATTGCAGGAAAGGTAGGTTTTGCCCAACTAAATTGAAGGGGAAACGTGTTATAGAACTTGGAGCTGGTTGTGGAGTAGCTGGATTTG GCATGGCATTGCTAGGATGTGATGTTATTTCAACGGATCAAGTTGAGGTCTTGCCTTTGTTAATGAAGAACATCCAGCGGAACACGTCAAGAGTCATGCAGACAAACCCTGATTCAG CATCATTTGGTTCGGTTCAAGTTATGGAGTTGGATTGGGGAAATCAGGAGCATATAAAGGCTGTTGATCCTCCGTTTGATTATGTCATTGGCACTGATGTT GTTTATGCAGAGTATCTCTTGGAACCACTCTTGAAGACCATATTATCATTATCTGGACCTAAAACCACAATCCTG TTGGGATATGAAATTCGGTCTACAACTGTCCATGAACAAATGCTTCACATGTGGAAGAACAACTTTGACGTCAAGACCATTCCAAAAGCAAAG ATGGATAGTAAGTATCAACATGCCAGCATCCAACTTTTTATGATGGGGTTAAAGACTGGACTAGGGTCGCCAGAGAACACAGCCCAGTGGACTGATGGGAACAGTAGTGAGGTTAGGACAGAAGCTAGTGATCCAAATGAAGAGAAGGGTGAGAGCTCTAGTGAGGTGGAGGAGGTAGAAGATAGTGGTACTACGGCAGTTAACGAAGATGGCCAACCAGTTGTGGCTCTCAAAAATGGTAAGCTCAGTGACTGGGAAGCAAGGAGATATGGATCTATGGCAGCACGGCTTCTACGAGATGTGAAGATAACTTAA